gtttattttaaagtaagttctttatatatctctACCTTGATTTTATCAAAGTATTATGAAACATACAAAATAGATTCAGGAATAAGGAGAGAATCACTTTCAAAGTAACAATTTAATTCACTATAAATCAGTGATGGCTTAAGTAAACACCTTGAATCTATATTTGAAAGCAAGATTAAAAGCACTTTAATTTATAGAATATAAGTGTGATACATTGCCTCCCAGAGGCAATAACCCACAGAatccacaaataaaaaaaatatgttctctcACAACTGTTCTTGAAACTCAGTCCATGCCCCAAATTATGTTCTCTTACTAGAGAAACCAGAATCCTTCTTTAAAGTTTCctagattctttattttttaagattttatttatttatttgaaagagtgagagacagcatgagcaggggaaggggtagagggagaaggagactctcctctgaacagggagctggactcggggctccattccaagacttcaggatcatgacttgaactgaaggcagacacttaaccaactgagccacccaaaaacccccagattctttttcctttaggtTCCATCATGATTATTTCCCTTACAGAAATAATACTCATTAAGTCCTCTTTATAAAGAAGCGTGCCTTGCACAGTGCCATTCTACCTACTgactttgttttttacttctaCTGACTCATTAAATATATGGCCATAATTACACTTGTGATTCCGAATCAATCATGTACCTGACTTCATGAAAAAATCTGTTTCTGTCTGAGATGCTTGATGGCATTTTTTACCTCCTCATTCCTCAAGGTGTAAATGAGGGGATTTAGCAAAGGGGTGACCACCGTGTAGAAGACAGATACCACCTTGTCCACAGAGAAGCTGCTGTCTGGCCGAGTGTAGAGAAAGATACATGGTCCAAAGAAGAAGGCAACCACCATGAAGTGGGCTGAGCAGGTAGACAGGGCTTTCCGGCGTCCTTCAGCTGACTGTTTTCTAAGAGAAACCAGGATGACTATGTAAGAGGTAACCAAAGCCAGGAAACAGGTGAGGGAGATGGTTCCACTATTAGACACAATGAGCATTCCTGTGAGGTATGTATCTGTACACGCCAGCTTGATGACAGGTGGCACATCGCAGAAGTAGCTATCAATAATGTTGGGGCCGCAGTAAGGTAGACGAGTGGTCAGGAAGGTCTGCACCAGAGAGTGAACAGTACCCCCCAACCAGAGAGCAAAGACAAGCTGTACACAGACCCTGATGTTCATCACACTGGAATAGTGCAGCGGAGCACAGATGGCTACGTAACGATCATAAGCCATTATGGTCAGTAGAAAGATCTCAGCACAAGCAAACAGATGTAGAAAGAAGAGCTGTGCAATGCAATTATCAAAGGAAATCGTCTTTCTCTCCAAAAGCAAGCCCTCTAGCATCTTGGGCACCGTGACGGACGAGTGGCAGAGGTCAATAAAGGACAGATTGctcaggaagaagtacatgggggtaTGAAGATGCAGAGTAAAAACTATAGTAACTATGATGAGAGCGTTCCCCAAAAGGGTTAGTACATATGCAATGGAGAATGTCACAAAAAGTAGTATCTCCAGCACCCAGTTCTCAGTGAGTCCCAAGAAGACAAATTCAGTCACTCTTGTTTGATTTAGAGCATCCATCCAATGAGTTTCTAAAGGACcttgtagggaaggaaaaaaaccatGAAAGCTAATTTAGCTTTAATATTACAAGACTAGAACTTGTTGAAGTGACTCTACATTCCTATATAAATTGTTTGTTTATTATCAGGGCATATGAAATAGAAGAACCACCTAATAGTGATTGGTACAATATACCCATTATGTATCAGGAGCCATTCCCAGTACTTTATATACACCATTCTATTAAAAGCAACTGCACCATGGCATAGGCATTATTGTTCCTGGCTTACAGATAAGCTACATGAATCTCACAAGAATTAATAAGTTGCCGAAACTCTTAGCCACTAGTTAactggcttttttcatttcagtctAACCCACAGATAACACCAAATTAATCTTCCCCAATTGACTCCCAACTAAAGTCATtcaccatttcttttattttcccccaagattgattgattgattgattgactgatttgacagacagagatcacaagtaggtggagataggcagagagaggagaaagcagactccctgctgagcagagagcctgatgcagggcttgatcccaggaccctgagatcatgacctgagccaaaggcagaggcttaacacactgagccacccaggtgccccagtcattCACCATTTCACTCTTCTTTCTAACAAATTAAATGTACATCCAAAGCCTGCAACAGACTAatccatgtttatttttccagtctGGAATCCTCCTTTTTCCATACATATTTTCTTCAGGCAAGCCGGTTACTATATTTCTGCCATGTTACCCCACCTTTAAGAAAACTTtgctgaggagcacctgggtggttcagtgggttaagcctctgccttcagttcaggtcatgacagGGGTCAAATCCTATTACTATTCTTTCATAACTATTTTATGGTActgaactacaaaaaaaaagacatttcttcctgtttttcattAAATCACAATCTTCTTAAAAAGTAGTAACtacaggaggtgcctgggtgtctccgtcggttaagtgtatgactcttggttttggctcacatcgtgatctcagggtggtgatatCAAGCCTAgagtagggctccatgctcagcggagattctgcctgaagattctctccctctgcccctccccctcccccaactagagcatgtgcatgcactctctctctctctcaaaaaataaataaatattttttttaaaaaaagaaatttaacttttaaaattctatactaTGATTTGTCCTCTAAGAAATATTATTGTATAAATACTAATTATTTTGTccctaatattttttaagatttgcaaacgagagagagagaaaaaaaaacatgagtggggggagatgcagagggagaatgagaaagaatcttcaagctgaTTCCCCACCATGgcagagcccgatacagggcttgatcctaaaACCTGgacgtcatgacctgagcaaaatccAGAGTCAGCAACTTCAccacctgagacacccaggtacccctgtccCTGAATTTCTATACTGATTCATTAGCCTACAACTCTAACAAGAGTTTAGGAAATAATTACCACAAccacaaaaattatttatattcttgaTCCAACTATTCACTTGCAGGAGTCTCCTAAGCATCTAAACTATCAAAAAGCTAAATGCAAGAAAATACtaattacagcattatttaagACAACagtcatgggatttttttttttttttgaagcttgAATGAATATAGTGGAAGCTGAAAAGAATTACATGCACCCTTTAGGAATGGAGGTGACAAAGGATTgccaatatgaaaaaatattcaaatctcATGAAGAATAAAAGAGGAGATAAAACTTGTTTACGCATTctcaacaatttaaaatatatatggtgcCATACAGATTATCAAAATGCAAATagaacactagaaaaaaaaatattgaaacataTATGATCAAAAAAAGGATAATATTCTTATTACTTAAAGGGCTCTTAAGATACAATAAGAAAGGACAGATGACCATTAAATATGGACAAGAAAGTATGAAAGGGCAAGTcgcagaaaaagaaacaaaaatgacaagTAAGTATGAATAAAAAGACTCTCGGCTTCAGTAGTgcgttaaaaaaatgtttttgtctcTCTTCAGATTGACAAAGGTATAAGAAACTGAGCATTTTATAGACTGCTACTGGAGGTAGATATTATTAAGACCTTTTTGGAAAATGATCTGGTAGCACCTATCATAATTCTAATGCCCCAACTCTAACCAAGAAGCCCACTTCTAGGGCTGTATTTCATAGAAATAAAGGAATCCATAATTAAGGacaaatgtttactgaagcattttTAGCAAAACAAGAAACTGGAAATAAATTGGGGTGTTTATTAATagagaaataatacattttaatacagtCATGACTTAGAACATTATGCAGCCATGAATAAGAATGAATTGCATCTGTGCATACAAATTTAAAGCAGTGGTTGTCAATAAGGCTGCACATTAGAACCGTCTAGTGAGGGGAGGCATAAATTCTGCTGCCCAGCTTCACCTAAGACAATTAACTCAGAATCTTTGGGGGTTGGACCCATCAGTACTTTTAAAGCTCTTTGGCATTTCCAACATAGAGCCAACATAGCAAACTATTAACTTCAAGGAATGTCAACCATATATTGGTAAGTACATTATGAATATATTATGAaccaggaaggaggggagggagagagaggaaggaaggaaaggaatcaggaaataaataacaaacaaaacaacagaggaaggaggaaatcaaaagagatttctctgtgtgtgtgcgcttaTGTTCAAACATACGTATATACATATTCATGAATTATGTGTGTGGTATTTATTCCTGAGCAACAGAAGATAAGTGTGGAAGAATACACAGTATTTCAATATTAGTTACCTGTGGaagtataaaattgaaaaaaattgcaaggttgtattaatttttacattatacTTCATAATTGTTTAAGTTTAATAAGCATGggttactttgttttaaaaaacaaagcattaaAAGCATGCATATGgggggggaaaggaaagaaaatgaaaatgctgacTTCATGGGACTAGGAGTAcatttttccttccccacatcTAACAGTGTATAATCTGGTTAAATGCTTTATAAGG
This Mustela nigripes isolate SB6536 chromosome 13, MUSNIG.SB6536, whole genome shotgun sequence DNA region includes the following protein-coding sequences:
- the LOC132029225 gene encoding olfactory receptor 4E2 — encoded protein: MDALNQTRVTEFVFLGLTENWVLEILLFVTFSIAYVLTLLGNALIIVTIVFTLHLHTPMYFFLSNLSFIDLCHSSVTVPKMLEGLLLERKTISFDNCIAQLFFLHLFACAEIFLLTIMAYDRYVAICAPLHYSSVMNIRVCVQLVFALWLGGTVHSLVQTFLTTRLPYCGPNIIDSYFCDVPPVIKLACTDTYLTGMLIVSNSGTISLTCFLALVTSYIVILVSLRKQSAEGRRKALSTCSAHFMVVAFFFGPCIFLYTRPDSSFSVDKVVSVFYTVVTPLLNPLIYTLRNEEVKNAIKHLRQKQIFS